Proteins from a genomic interval of Tenacibaculum sp. SZ-18:
- a CDS encoding CAP domain-containing protein, which produces MKRLLLLIAIIGSFYNGNSQLTAEEENYLSDQILKRVNSLRKSKKIAPLEKHFELDSAAKFHSNYMCEKNKLTHHQLERKFVTPKHRIEKYSNDFKGFGENVLKSRSIKPPFTKRKLSLLANLMFKSWKNSEGHYKNMISREFSHSGFGFAYYKKTKQMYATHTFGKKSTRIPNQLSENSFGIGSSYDDCQEMLDYSNILASFGNRISIEDDEIIFRYHNFEYFKKIFKDDNDGLAVDLVKNEQFACNKSNTLDDSPIYDGILLKPIYKEEIIRGNKALSSFRLKVSLGKVPPTFNATEFSANLILINNGNRCDYRVPITIPHSQYSLIPIEPELFVPNTQLKTEGTSFVKEIYFDFGSSKTTSNRIISDTINQNSIESIDIKSYTSVDGSYANNKYLFTKRASFIKNYLLKKYGRIQNKIKIESKENWELFDFQLELYGFSNQLNNTKSKKRQFANTKLKSLFKYQFGQQRKSKALIYEKGTWNVSDKNHATYNLIDALLHDNSNLANAALIGLYNQKNAGYILEQDFILDRLIHKKELVQNTAALIAKNIQFYQTDLIIYYINYWIKRANELSKSAKKNLLNLYTITTRQLLMFWDVDNERLAKVLHPEKVRTLFEEMEQAEHNNTLYLNYHMAIINYFAQINDYQKISTSFNYISNYFRKQSLKIEDDIKLALFFNQWSSFDLTLELLAKPYLNDQLNEDALFIYAQTLMINDGYSKEYLRETIVEEALKKNKTRWCEWIKKDFQNLRHSFIKNAYCNYCK; this is translated from the coding sequence ATGAAAAGACTATTACTATTAATTGCTATTATTGGAAGCTTCTACAATGGAAATTCTCAATTAACTGCTGAGGAAGAAAACTACTTATCGGATCAAATTTTAAAAAGAGTAAATTCTCTAAGAAAATCAAAAAAAATTGCTCCTCTTGAAAAACATTTCGAATTAGATAGTGCTGCAAAATTTCATTCGAATTATATGTGTGAGAAAAATAAACTTACCCATCATCAATTAGAAAGGAAATTTGTAACACCAAAACATAGAATTGAAAAATACTCAAATGATTTTAAGGGATTTGGTGAGAATGTACTAAAATCTAGATCTATAAAACCTCCATTCACAAAAAGGAAGTTATCCTTACTAGCGAATTTAATGTTCAAGTCATGGAAAAACTCGGAAGGTCATTATAAAAATATGATTTCAAGAGAATTTTCACACTCTGGGTTTGGTTTTGCATATTATAAAAAAACAAAACAGATGTACGCTACTCATACTTTTGGAAAAAAGAGCACTCGTATCCCAAATCAACTTTCTGAAAATTCTTTCGGAATTGGTAGTAGCTATGACGACTGTCAAGAAATGTTGGATTACAGTAATATCCTAGCTAGTTTCGGAAATCGCATAAGTATTGAAGATGATGAAATCATTTTTAGATATCATAATTTTGAATACTTTAAAAAAATCTTTAAGGACGATAATGATGGATTGGCAGTAGATTTGGTTAAAAACGAGCAATTTGCTTGTAATAAGAGCAACACACTTGATGATTCACCCATTTATGATGGAATACTATTAAAACCAATTTATAAAGAAGAAATAATCCGCGGAAATAAAGCATTAAGTTCCTTTAGATTGAAAGTCTCTTTAGGAAAAGTTCCTCCGACATTCAATGCGACTGAATTTTCAGCAAATCTTATTTTAATTAATAATGGAAATAGATGTGACTATCGAGTTCCTATAACAATTCCACACTCGCAATACAGTTTAATCCCTATTGAACCTGAATTATTTGTTCCAAATACTCAATTAAAAACAGAAGGAACTTCTTTTGTTAAAGAAATTTATTTTGATTTTGGATCATCTAAAACCACATCCAATAGAATTATTTCAGACACCATTAATCAGAACAGTATTGAATCTATTGATATTAAAAGTTATACTTCAGTAGATGGTTCATATGCAAATAATAAGTATCTTTTTACCAAAAGAGCATCCTTCATTAAAAACTATTTACTTAAAAAGTACGGAAGAATTCAAAACAAAATTAAAATTGAATCTAAAGAAAACTGGGAGCTATTTGATTTTCAGTTAGAATTATATGGTTTTTCTAATCAATTAAATAATACTAAATCTAAAAAAAGACAATTTGCAAATACTAAACTAAAAAGTTTATTTAAATATCAATTTGGACAACAGAGAAAATCTAAAGCTCTTATTTATGAAAAAGGAACTTGGAATGTTTCAGATAAGAATCATGCAACTTATAATTTAATTGATGCATTACTTCATGATAACAGCAATCTTGCCAATGCAGCATTAATCGGATTATACAATCAAAAAAATGCGGGATATATTCTTGAACAAGATTTTATTCTGGATAGATTAATCCATAAAAAAGAACTCGTTCAAAACACCGCTGCTTTAATTGCGAAGAATATTCAGTTCTACCAAACTGATCTCATTATATATTACATTAATTATTGGATAAAACGGGCCAATGAGCTTTCAAAAAGTGCTAAAAAGAACCTCTTGAACTTGTATACAATTACTACAAGACAATTACTTATGTTCTGGGATGTTGATAATGAAAGACTCGCCAAAGTGTTACATCCAGAAAAAGTAAGAACCTTGTTCGAAGAAATGGAACAGGCAGAGCACAACAATACCTTATATTTAAATTATCATATGGCTATTATAAACTATTTCGCTCAGATTAATGACTATCAAAAAATATCAACGTCTTTTAATTACATTAGTAATTATTTTAGAAAGCAATCTTTAAAAATAGAAGACGATATTAAACTTGCTTTATTTTTTAATCAATGGAGTAGCTTTGATTTAACTTTAGAGTTATTAGCAAAACCTTATTTGAATGATCAATTAAATGAAGATGCACTATTTATTTATGCGCAAACATTAATGATTAATGACGGTTATTCTAAAGAATATCTAAGAGAAACAATTGTTGAAGAAGCTTTGAAAAAAAATAAAACAAGGTGGTGTGAATGGATTAAAAAAGATTTTCAAAATTTACGACATTCATTTATTAAAAATGCATATTGCAATTATTGTAAGTAA
- a CDS encoding helix-turn-helix transcriptional regulator produces the protein MASNKNALIRYKTIDQCLRNTMRKWTLDDLINACSDALYEYEGKDVYVSKRTVQLDIQMMRSDKLGYNAPIEVYQRKYYKYAEEGYSIMKIPVTENDVKVMNDAIQVLRQFKDFSLFKEMDGVLKRLEDSVYSSQKNNRAIIHLDKNEQLKGLHFIDPLYNAIQKKIVLEITYKSFKARKESQLIVHPQLLKEFNNRWFLIVYHKSDYMNLALDRIVAIKEVSGLNYIDKKISGDEYFKNVIGVTVSNSRPQRIEFWIERRLAPYVITKPFHHTQRVIKETEDGVIFNILVQPNFELERVILGYGSSIEILKPQKLRTQIQKQLHKARSRYYNDDLEK, from the coding sequence ATGGCTTCTAATAAAAACGCACTTATTCGCTACAAAACCATTGATCAATGTTTACGAAATACGATGCGTAAATGGACTTTAGATGATTTAATTAATGCATGTTCTGATGCTTTATATGAGTATGAAGGAAAGGATGTGTATGTAAGTAAACGAACTGTTCAGTTAGATATTCAAATGATGCGAAGTGATAAATTGGGTTATAATGCTCCTATTGAAGTTTATCAACGTAAGTATTATAAATATGCTGAAGAAGGTTATTCAATAATGAAAATTCCTGTTACGGAAAATGATGTTAAAGTAATGAATGATGCTATTCAAGTACTTCGTCAGTTTAAAGATTTTTCCTTGTTTAAAGAGATGGATGGTGTTTTAAAACGACTGGAAGATTCGGTATACTCTTCTCAAAAAAACAATAGAGCAATTATTCATTTGGATAAGAATGAACAGTTAAAAGGATTACATTTTATTGATCCTTTGTATAATGCAATTCAGAAAAAAATAGTTCTTGAAATTACTTATAAATCTTTCAAAGCTCGAAAAGAAAGTCAACTCATTGTTCATCCACAATTGTTGAAAGAATTCAATAATCGTTGGTTTTTAATTGTATATCACAAATCCGATTACATGAATTTGGCTTTAGATAGAATTGTAGCTATTAAAGAAGTATCGGGTCTTAATTATATTGATAAAAAAATCAGTGGCGACGAATACTTTAAAAATGTAATTGGTGTTACCGTTTCAAATTCAAGACCTCAACGCATAGAGTTTTGGATAGAAAGAAGATTGGCTCCTTATGTAATTACAAAGCCTTTTCATCATACGCAACGCGTTATTAAAGAAACTGAAGATGGTGTCATCTTTAATATCTTAGTTCAGCCCAACTTTGAATTGGAACGAGTTATTTTAGGGTATGGATCCTCTATTGAAATTCTAAAACCTCAGAAGTTAAGAACACAAATTCAAAAACAATTACATAAAGCGAGAAGTAGATATTATAATGATGATCTTGAAAAATAA
- the moaA gene encoding GTP 3',8-cyclase MoaA: MSESLNILQDTFERNHNYLRISLTEKCNLRCTYCMPINGVPLSPKSHIMTAEEVYEIAKVFVKNGVDKIRLTGGEPLLRKDFPKIIQMLSALNVQMSITSNAVLIDRHINILKRYGVNDVNISLDTLATEKFIHIAKRDQFKKVYENLLLLIDEGFRVKVNVVLIKGFNETEIIDFVKLTKELPISVRFIEFMPFDGNEWEKEKIISYDEIMRNVCDEFEKEYVERLADAKNDTTKNYKIKFFKGSFGIISSVTNPFCDTCNRIRLTANGNLKNCLFSNSETNLLTKLREGKSIEPIIQKVIKRKYKMRGGMDSMQKLENPSLHQQNRSMITIGG; the protein is encoded by the coding sequence ATGTCTGAAAGCTTAAACATACTACAAGATACATTTGAAAGAAATCATAATTATTTAAGAATTTCTTTAACCGAAAAATGCAATTTACGTTGCACATACTGCATGCCAATTAACGGTGTGCCACTTTCTCCAAAAAGTCATATAATGACGGCGGAAGAAGTGTATGAAATAGCAAAGGTATTCGTAAAAAATGGTGTTGATAAGATTCGGTTAACAGGAGGTGAACCACTATTAAGAAAAGATTTTCCAAAAATAATTCAAATGCTTTCAGCACTAAATGTTCAAATGTCAATTACAAGTAATGCTGTTTTAATTGACAGGCATATTAACATTTTGAAAAGGTATGGAGTTAATGATGTTAATATAAGTTTAGATACCTTGGCAACAGAAAAGTTTATACATATCGCAAAACGAGATCAGTTTAAAAAAGTATATGAAAACTTATTACTTTTAATTGATGAAGGATTCAGAGTAAAAGTAAATGTTGTTCTAATTAAAGGATTTAACGAAACTGAAATAATAGATTTTGTTAAACTCACTAAAGAACTTCCAATTTCTGTTCGCTTTATTGAATTTATGCCATTTGATGGTAATGAATGGGAAAAGGAAAAAATTATTTCTTATGACGAAATTATGAGAAACGTGTGTGATGAGTTTGAAAAAGAGTATGTTGAACGATTAGCGGACGCTAAAAACGATACTACTAAGAATTATAAAATTAAATTTTTTAAAGGAAGTTTCGGAATTATAAGTTCAGTAACAAATCCTTTTTGCGATACCTGTAATCGTATTCGTTTAACGGCTAATGGAAATCTTAAAAATTGTCTTTTTTCAAATTCAGAAACTAATCTATTAACAAAATTAAGAGAGGGAAAATCCATTGAACCAATTATTCAGAAAGTGATTAAAAGAAAGTATAAAATGCGTGGAGGAATGGATTCTATGCAGAAACTTGAAAATCCTAGTTTACATCAACAAAATAGAAGTATGATTACCATTGGTGGTTAA
- the moaCB gene encoding bifunctional molybdenum cofactor biosynthesis protein MoaC/MoaB — translation MVDITHKINTLRLATAQAILKVSKQETIDAIENNLVPKGNVFEIAKAAGLLAVKNTFNVIPDCHPLPVEFTGVNYTIEGLTVKIEMIVKTIYKTGVEVEAMHGVSVIALTMYDMLKPIDKQVEIGTIKLLEKSGGKSSYKIKHKSQLTASVIVCSDSIVEGKKEDKTGKVIINKLEESNVVISSYEIIPDDLQQIREKAIEGASENNLVIFTGGTGLSYRDVTPEALIPVLERRIPGIEEAIRDYGQNRMPYAMLSRSVAGTIGDTLVLALPGSTNGAKESMDAVFPHLLHVFNILKGGNHD, via the coding sequence ATGGTAGATATTACACATAAAATAAATACACTTCGTTTGGCTACTGCTCAGGCTATTTTAAAAGTGAGTAAACAAGAAACAATTGATGCCATTGAGAATAATTTAGTTCCAAAAGGGAACGTGTTTGAAATTGCTAAAGCGGCTGGATTACTAGCTGTAAAAAACACATTCAATGTAATACCTGATTGTCACCCACTACCAGTTGAGTTTACAGGTGTTAATTATACCATTGAAGGATTAACTGTTAAAATTGAAATGATCGTAAAAACAATTTACAAAACTGGTGTTGAGGTAGAAGCGATGCATGGAGTAAGTGTTATTGCATTAACTATGTATGATATGTTAAAACCAATAGATAAGCAAGTTGAAATTGGTACGATAAAATTACTAGAAAAAAGTGGAGGTAAAAGCAGCTACAAAATAAAACATAAATCCCAATTAACAGCGAGCGTTATTGTTTGTTCTGATTCCATTGTAGAAGGAAAAAAAGAAGATAAAACAGGGAAAGTAATTATTAATAAATTAGAAGAATCTAATGTTGTGATCTCTAGTTATGAAATTATTCCTGATGATTTACAACAGATTAGAGAGAAAGCTATTGAAGGGGCTTCTGAGAATAATTTGGTCATTTTTACAGGAGGAACAGGGTTGTCTTATCGAGATGTAACTCCGGAAGCTTTGATTCCAGTCTTAGAAAGGAGAATTCCGGGAATTGAAGAAGCCATCAGAGATTACGGTCAAAACCGAATGCCCTATGCTATGTTATCTCGGAGTGTTGCAGGAACAATTGGAGATACATTGGTTTTAGCTTTACCAGGATCAACTAATGGAGCAAAAGAATCTATGGATGCAGTTTTTCCTCATCTATTACATGTTTTTAATATATTAAAAGGTGGAAATCACGATTAA
- a CDS encoding molybdenum cofactor biosynthesis protein MoaE codes for MKIKSRNNVFREGAISAEFIGNSIQKYQSQRNIGAHNIFLGQVRGDEINGKIVAGIQYSAYEEMANLKFYEIREATFEKFELTCVQIYHSIGLVKTGEICLFVFVSSPRRRVVFEALEYVVERIKADVPIFGQEIFKDQTYQWKVNS; via the coding sequence ATGAAAATTAAGAGCAGAAATAATGTATTTCGAGAAGGAGCCATTTCCGCTGAGTTTATAGGTAATTCTATTCAAAAATACCAGTCACAAAGAAATATTGGAGCACATAATATTTTTTTAGGTCAAGTAAGAGGAGATGAAATTAATGGTAAAATCGTTGCTGGAATTCAATATTCTGCTTACGAAGAAATGGCCAATTTAAAATTTTATGAAATAAGAGAAGCTACTTTTGAAAAGTTTGAGCTGACTTGTGTGCAAATATATCACAGCATAGGATTAGTGAAGACAGGAGAAATCTGCCTTTTCGTTTTTGTTTCAAGCCCGAGAAGAAGAGTTGTTTTTGAGGCGTTAGAATATGTTGTTGAAAGAATCAAGGCTGATGTTCCAATTTTTGGACAGGAAATATTCAAGGATCAAACGTATCAATGGAAAGTAAATTCTTAG
- a CDS encoding single-stranded DNA-binding protein, translated as MNALKNRVQLIGNLGNKPEVIILESGKKLAKFSIATNETYKNSKGEKVTDTQWHNIVAWSKTAEIIESYLNKGSEVMIEGRLVYKSYENETGEKKYITEIVCNEILMLGNK; from the coding sequence ATGAACGCATTAAAAAACAGAGTACAGTTAATTGGGAATTTAGGAAACAAACCAGAAGTAATCATTTTAGAATCTGGTAAAAAATTAGCAAAATTTTCTATTGCTACCAATGAAACTTACAAGAATTCAAAAGGAGAAAAGGTAACAGATACACAATGGCACAATATAGTTGCTTGGAGTAAAACTGCTGAAATTATTGAAAGTTATTTAAATAAAGGAAGTGAGGTAATGATTGAAGGTAGATTGGTTTATAAATCGTATGAAAATGAGACAGGAGAAAAGAAATATATCACCGAAATTGTATGTAATGAAATTCTAATGTTAGGAAATAAATAG
- a CDS encoding DUF2116 family Zn-ribbon domain-containing protein, translating into MEKRECLECGTPLKGRADQKFCSDYCRNTYNNKVDKDTKNLIRNINNRLKKNYKILSELNSSGKTKASRTKLYDKGFDFQLFTSLYQTKTGNTYFYVYNQGYLALENDLFLLIKKEL; encoded by the coding sequence ATGGAAAAAAGAGAATGTTTAGAATGTGGTACTCCATTAAAAGGAAGAGCCGATCAGAAGTTTTGTTCAGATTACTGCAGAAATACTTACAATAATAAAGTTGATAAAGACACTAAAAATTTAATCCGAAACATCAATAATCGACTTAAAAAAAACTACAAGATTCTTTCTGAATTGAATTCAAGTGGTAAAACAAAAGCATCACGAACCAAATTATATGATAAAGGATTCGATTTTCAATTATTCACTTCACTTTATCAAACTAAAACTGGTAACACTTATTTTTATGTTTACAATCAAGGTTATTTGGCTTTGGAGAATGATCTTTTTTTATTGATTAAGAAGGAACTGTAA
- a CDS encoding GIDE domain-containing protein — MEPFLILVPIIFIIVICCGYYFNNKQFIIRTLRKLPSSGISGIRTNQLTKVTGKALHIEKPLIAPFSKRECIFYSIKIEEKRSSGNSSHWATLVKDVRFQPFYVQKNGEYMIVNPSKNPINYKAHLVVDKKASSHTFKESTPEFEALLRSYNIKSKGFLGFKKNIRYREAIIEIGEEITVAGIAKWKNLKEPIPSYSYSKIASLESNEKQKIIITDLPSRTVNKIR, encoded by the coding sequence ATGGAACCATTTCTAATTCTAGTACCTATAATTTTCATTATTGTAATATGCTGCGGTTATTATTTTAATAACAAGCAATTTATCATTCGAACATTAAGAAAATTACCAAGTTCTGGAATAAGTGGTATTCGCACGAATCAATTAACTAAAGTAACAGGAAAAGCATTACATATTGAAAAACCTCTTATTGCTCCTTTCAGTAAAAGAGAATGTATTTTTTATAGTATAAAAATTGAAGAAAAGCGCAGTTCTGGAAATAGTTCTCACTGGGCTACTTTAGTAAAAGATGTTCGTTTTCAACCGTTTTATGTGCAAAAAAATGGAGAATATATGATTGTTAATCCATCTAAAAATCCAATTAATTATAAAGCTCATTTAGTAGTTGATAAGAAAGCTTCTTCTCATACATTTAAAGAAAGCACACCTGAATTTGAAGCACTACTTCGTAGTTATAATATTAAGAGTAAAGGATTTTTAGGATTCAAAAAAAATATTAGATATAGAGAAGCTATTATTGAAATTGGTGAAGAAATTACTGTAGCGGGTATTGCTAAATGGAAAAATTTAAAGGAACCAATTCCAAGCTATTCCTATTCAAAAATAGCTTCTTTAGAAAGCAATGAAAAACAAAAAATTATTATTACAGATTTACCAAGTAGAACAGTCAATAAAATACGATAG
- a CDS encoding CBS domain-containing protein, protein MGIKSFQGKRAATITKPSQPILVSDYMTKSLITFKEDQSIVEVIEILIKNKISGGPVVNNQNQLIGIISEGDCMKQISESRYYNLPVDQNNTVQKAMMKEVETIDGNMNIFDAANKFLESKRRRFPIVENGKLVGQISQKDILKAALQMKGNSW, encoded by the coding sequence ATGGGAATTAAAAGCTTTCAAGGTAAAAGAGCCGCCACTATAACAAAACCTTCACAACCAATATTGGTTTCCGACTACATGACGAAAAGTTTAATTACTTTTAAAGAGGATCAATCTATTGTGGAGGTTATAGAGATTTTGATAAAAAATAAGATTTCTGGTGGGCCAGTGGTGAATAATCAAAATCAGTTAATAGGTATTATTTCCGAAGGTGATTGTATGAAACAAATTTCAGAAAGTAGATATTATAATTTACCTGTAGATCAGAATAATACCGTTCAAAAGGCGATGATGAAAGAAGTAGAAACTATTGATGGAAACATGAATATTTTTGATGCGGCAAATAAATTTCTTGAATCTAAAAGAAGAAGATTTCCCATCGTAGAAAATGGTAAATTAGTAGGTCAAATTAGTCAAAAAGACATTTTAAAAGCAGCTTTACAAATGAAAGGGAATTCATGGTAG
- a CDS encoding M28 family peptidase, whose translation MNTTNRTLTLFILIAAIYWGFHDMKPSYNNENIIAQDELSVNNALNHLKRIAVKPHHVGIDEHKKVQTYLFKELQKIGLQPEIQTATVFNKKWKAGTTVENIIAKIKGTSNGKSLVVASHYDSSPHSSIGAADAGSGIVTILEGIRAYLAQNKVPKNDIIILFSDAEELGLLGAEAFVQYHPEAKNVGLVLNFEARGSGGPSYMLMETNGKNSILIDEFLKANPNFPAANSLMYSVYKMLPNDTDLTVFREGGNINGFNFAFIGDHFDYHTVQDNYVRLDRSSLAHQKDYFVSNLKHFSEIDLSKLNSNEDYVFVNFPFLDLLTFPFKWILPLIVFALILTFSLIIFGIKNKKLTIKGIFNGVIPFKGSVILVTLFNWILWEIILFIHPGYQDILHGFTYNGYMYISAFCLLDIWLIFKIYQKFTKVNSADLLVFPILFWIIINVLIYFYLKGAAFFLLPTFIGIISLAILIFGNKKPKNLILGILAIPTLYIFAPLIKMFPVGLGLKNLFISGLFIALVTGLVVPVFHTKNRKNSWTILAGIGAIVFFLLATFNSGFSIEKRKPNSLVYIQDVDTKKAYWGTYNKTLDNYTQQIFDKSFSKGSIENAETTNKYSRKFNYQKQADYKEIKTSLITTNRDTVVGSNRSIWLTLTPQRDITTFEIINNNNIKINSLTANGVNLYNKVTDLKRRTLLTYHLGNQDKQLELQLDFEKNQELNLIINEISNDLLTHPKFNLKPREDHMMPMPFVTNDAIISSKQIIIN comes from the coding sequence ATGAACACGACAAACAGAACGCTTACTTTATTTATATTAATTGCAGCTATATATTGGGGCTTTCACGATATGAAACCAAGTTATAACAATGAAAATATCATAGCTCAAGATGAACTTTCTGTAAATAATGCATTAAACCATTTAAAACGTATTGCTGTTAAACCTCATCATGTTGGAATCGATGAGCATAAAAAAGTTCAAACTTACTTATTCAAAGAACTCCAAAAAATTGGTTTACAACCCGAAATTCAAACTGCTACTGTTTTCAATAAAAAGTGGAAAGCGGGAACAACTGTTGAAAATATTATTGCCAAAATTAAAGGAACTTCTAATGGTAAATCATTAGTTGTGGCTAGTCATTATGATAGTAGTCCACACTCATCTATTGGTGCAGCTGACGCTGGATCGGGTATTGTAACGATTTTAGAAGGAATTAGAGCTTATTTGGCACAAAATAAAGTCCCAAAAAACGATATAATTATTCTCTTCTCTGATGCAGAAGAATTAGGACTATTGGGAGCAGAAGCATTCGTACAATATCATCCAGAAGCTAAAAATGTTGGCTTAGTGTTAAATTTTGAAGCTCGTGGAAGTGGTGGGCCTAGTTATATGCTCATGGAAACCAACGGAAAAAACAGTATTCTTATCGATGAATTTTTAAAAGCGAACCCGAACTTTCCGGCTGCAAATTCACTTATGTATAGCGTTTATAAAATGCTGCCAAATGATACTGACTTGACAGTTTTTAGAGAAGGTGGAAATATTAACGGTTTTAACTTTGCCTTCATTGGCGATCATTTCGATTATCACACAGTTCAAGACAACTATGTCAGGTTAGATAGATCGTCATTAGCACACCAAAAAGATTATTTCGTAAGTAATTTAAAACATTTTTCTGAAATTGATTTGTCCAAATTGAATAGTAATGAAGATTACGTTTTTGTTAATTTCCCATTTTTAGATTTACTGACCTTTCCTTTCAAATGGATTTTACCTTTAATTGTTTTTGCTTTAATTCTTACTTTTAGCCTCATAATTTTTGGAATAAAGAACAAAAAACTCACTATCAAAGGGATTTTTAATGGGGTAATTCCTTTCAAAGGATCAGTGATCCTCGTCACACTTTTTAATTGGATCCTTTGGGAAATTATACTTTTTATTCATCCCGGTTACCAAGATATTTTACACGGATTCACCTATAATGGTTATATGTACATTTCAGCTTTCTGTTTACTTGATATTTGGTTAATTTTTAAAATTTATCAGAAGTTTACTAAAGTAAATTCAGCTGATTTGCTAGTTTTTCCAATACTATTTTGGATTATTATTAATGTTTTAATTTACTTTTATTTAAAAGGTGCAGCATTCTTCCTACTTCCAACATTTATCGGAATTATTTCTCTCGCCATTCTAATATTTGGTAATAAGAAACCAAAGAATTTAATACTAGGTATATTAGCCATACCAACCCTTTATATTTTTGCGCCGTTAATAAAAATGTTTCCAGTTGGTTTAGGGTTAAAAAACCTTTTTATTTCTGGATTATTTATCGCTCTTGTTACAGGATTAGTTGTTCCTGTTTTTCATACAAAAAACAGAAAAAACTCTTGGACAATTTTGGCTGGTATCGGAGCAATAGTTTTCTTTTTATTAGCCACATTTAATAGCGGTTTTTCCATTGAAAAAAGAAAGCCAAATAGTTTAGTTTACATTCAAGATGTTGACACCAAAAAAGCTTATTGGGGAACTTACAATAAAACACTAGATAATTATACACAACAAATTTTCGATAAAAGTTTTTCTAAAGGAAGTATTGAAAATGCCGAAACTACAAACAAATACAGTAGAAAGTTTAACTATCAAAAGCAAGCTGACTATAAAGAAATTAAAACGTCCTTAATTACTACAAATAGAGATACTGTTGTTGGAAGTAATCGTTCCATTTGGCTAACATTGACTCCTCAAAGAGATATTACAACGTTTGAAATAATTAACAATAACAACATCAAAATCAATTCTCTTACTGCAAATGGAGTCAACTTATATAATAAAGTAACTGATTTAAAAAGACGAACCTTATTAACTTATCATTTAGGAAATCAAGATAAACAACTTGAACTTCAATTAGATTTCGAGAAAAACCAAGAATTGAATTTAATTATAAATGAAATTTCAAATGACTTATTAACGCATCCTAAATTCAATTTAAAGCCAAGAGAAGATCATATGATGCCAATGCCTTTTGTAACTAACGACGCCATTATTAGTAGCAAGCAAATAATCATCAACTAA
- a CDS encoding Sec-independent protein translocase subunit TatA/TatB, with product MNSVLLFISGPEIFVIFAIVLIVFGPNKIPEIARGLGKGMRQVKDATNEIKREINDSAKNQGIDTDIVSDINKEVEQVKDNIDDLTGPIKRNM from the coding sequence ATGAACTCAGTGTTATTATTTATAAGCGGTCCGGAGATTTTTGTAATTTTTGCAATTGTTTTAATAGTATTTGGGCCTAATAAAATTCCTGAAATAGCTCGTGGACTTGGAAAAGGTATGCGTCAAGTTAAAGATGCTACGAACGAAATAAAACGAGAAATTAACGATAGTGCTAAAAACCAAGGAATAGATACGGATATCGTTTCAGATATAAACAAAGAAGTAGAACAAGTTAAAGACAATATCGATGATTTAACTGGTCCTATAAAGAGAAACATGTAA